A stretch of Aeromicrobium tamlense DNA encodes these proteins:
- a CDS encoding SDR family NAD(P)-dependent oxidoreductase, whose product MGIDPAGQVIVITGSSSGIGAAAAHRLAARGATVCLLARRADELAAVAEAIRGSGGDAHAYPVDLTDDAAARDVVGRVLAEHGRIDVLVNNAARSIRRPITASLDRLHDHERVMAINYFAAVRLISLVLPSMLEQGRGHVTISSTLSTQVPIPLFSAYLASKSALESYLRSLSAELGHRGITTTVVHFPMVRTEMSGGTEIYRAMRMMGPDEASRWIERAVVSRPSRVTSAFGVAGETSMALLPGVVTRATAPFFRRMDRNLARRAAAGDVHE is encoded by the coding sequence ATGGGCATCGATCCGGCGGGTCAGGTCATCGTCATCACGGGGTCCTCGAGCGGCATCGGCGCCGCGGCCGCGCACCGGCTCGCCGCGCGGGGCGCCACCGTGTGCCTGCTGGCCCGTCGCGCCGACGAGCTGGCCGCCGTCGCCGAGGCGATCCGGGGTTCCGGAGGCGACGCGCACGCCTATCCCGTCGACCTCACGGACGACGCCGCCGCGCGCGATGTCGTCGGGCGGGTCCTGGCCGAGCACGGCCGCATCGACGTGCTCGTGAACAACGCGGCGCGCTCCATCCGGCGGCCGATCACCGCATCGCTCGACCGCCTCCACGACCACGAGCGCGTCATGGCCATCAACTACTTCGCGGCCGTGCGGCTCATCTCGCTCGTGCTGCCGTCGATGCTCGAGCAAGGGCGCGGGCACGTCACGATCAGCTCCACGCTCTCGACCCAGGTGCCGATCCCCCTGTTCTCGGCCTACCTGGCCAGCAAGAGCGCGCTCGAGTCCTACCTGCGGTCACTGTCGGCCGAGCTCGGCCACCGCGGCATCACCACGACGGTCGTGCACTTCCCGATGGTGCGCACCGAGATGTCGGGCGGCACCGAGATCTACCGCGCGATGAGGATGATGGGTCCGGACGAGGCGAGCCGCTGGATCGAGCGCGCCGTCGTCTCGCGGCCCTCGCGCGTGACGAGCGCGTTCGGCGTCGCCGGCGAGACCTCGATGGCGCTGCTGCCCGGCGTCGTCACGCGCGCGACGGCGCCGTTCTTCCGGCGCATGGACCGCAACCTCGCCCGTCGTGCCGCCGCCGGGGACGTGCACGAGTAA
- a CDS encoding Glu/Leu/Phe/Val dehydrogenase dimerization domain-containing protein — MSTPSSFGTHHEQVVFCHDEASGLRAIIALYSTALGPGLGGTRFFPYASETDALADVLNLSQGMAYKNALAGLDLGGGKAVIIGDPHTDKSEALLRAYGRFVQTLNGRYFTACDVGTYSADMDVIARECDYVTGRTVDHGGAGDSSVLTAFGVYQGMRAAAQFTWGGTSLAGKRVGIAGVGKVGRHLAEHLVEEDARVVVTDIDAEAVARLRDRFPSLEVAGSTEELIAADLDVYAPCALGGALNEVSVEALTAKVVAGAANNQLAHDGIGKLVADRGIVYAPDYCVNSGGVIQVADELDPSGFSFDRAKARATGIFDTTLAVLERSAAEGITTAEAADRQAEQRIREIGRLSQIHLG; from the coding sequence ATGAGCACGCCCAGCAGCTTCGGCACCCACCACGAGCAAGTGGTCTTCTGCCACGACGAGGCCTCCGGACTCCGGGCGATCATCGCCCTCTACTCCACGGCCCTCGGGCCCGGCCTGGGCGGCACCCGCTTCTTCCCGTACGCCAGCGAGACCGACGCGCTCGCCGACGTCCTCAACCTCAGCCAGGGCATGGCCTACAAGAACGCGCTCGCCGGGCTCGACCTCGGCGGCGGCAAGGCCGTCATCATCGGCGACCCGCACACCGACAAGTCCGAGGCGCTCCTGCGCGCCTACGGCCGCTTCGTGCAGACGCTCAACGGCCGCTACTTCACCGCGTGCGACGTGGGCACCTACTCGGCCGACATGGACGTCATCGCCCGCGAGTGCGACTACGTCACGGGCCGCACGGTCGACCACGGCGGCGCCGGCGACTCCAGCGTCCTGACCGCCTTCGGCGTCTACCAGGGCATGCGCGCGGCCGCCCAGTTCACGTGGGGCGGCACGTCGCTGGCCGGCAAGCGGGTCGGCATCGCCGGCGTCGGCAAGGTCGGCCGCCACCTCGCCGAGCACCTCGTCGAGGAGGACGCCCGGGTGGTGGTCACCGACATCGACGCCGAGGCCGTGGCGCGCCTGCGCGACCGCTTCCCGTCCCTCGAGGTCGCCGGCTCCACGGAGGAGCTGATCGCCGCCGACCTCGACGTCTACGCCCCGTGCGCGCTGGGCGGCGCGCTGAACGAGGTCTCCGTCGAGGCGCTGACGGCGAAGGTCGTCGCCGGTGCGGCCAACAACCAGCTGGCCCACGACGGCATCGGCAAGCTGGTCGCCGACCGGGGCATCGTCTACGCGCCCGACTACTGCGTGAACTCCGGCGGCGTCATCCAGGTGGCCGACGAGCTCGACCCGAGCGGCTTCTCCTTCGACCGCGCCAAGGCGCGCGCCACCGGGATCTTCGACACCACGCTCGCCGTCCTCGAGCGCTCCGCCGCCGAGGGGATCACCACGGCCGAGGCCGCCGACCGCCAGGCCGAGCAGCGGATCCGCGAGATCGGGCGGCTGAGCCAGATCCACCTGGGCTGA
- the mshA gene encoding D-inositol-3-phosphate glycosyltransferase — MAARGIRRVAMLSAHTSPLDQPGTGDAGGMNVYVLELSRRLAARGIEVEVFTRATSRHLPPVVEAADGIRVHHVAAGPFEGLTKGDLPSQLCAFVRDVLRVEARHEPGYFDLVHSHYWLSGQVGTVLRERWGVPLVHSMHTMAKVKNAALATGDTPEPVGRVAGEEEIVRLADRLIANTAEERRELIDLYEADPLAVEVVHPGVDLDVFSASQPDDEPPLIVFAGRIQPLKAPDVVLHASALIDEPHRVAIIGGPSGSGLERPTELTDLAHRLGIADRVDFVPTVSQAELAQWYSRAAVVCVPSHNESFGLVAIEAQACGTPVVAAAVGGLTTAVADGVTGTLVDGHDPAAYAAAIRPYLADPAFRAEAGAKAVRHAESFGWDVTAERTLDVYAAALHDRVAAQEEAR; from the coding sequence ATGGCTGCCCGAGGGATCCGACGTGTCGCGATGCTGTCGGCGCACACCTCCCCGCTCGACCAGCCGGGCACCGGCGACGCGGGCGGCATGAACGTCTACGTCCTCGAGCTCTCGCGGCGCCTCGCCGCGCGCGGCATCGAGGTCGAGGTCTTCACCCGCGCCACCTCGCGCCACCTGCCCCCGGTCGTCGAGGCCGCCGACGGCATCCGCGTGCACCACGTGGCCGCCGGCCCGTTCGAGGGACTGACGAAGGGCGACCTGCCCAGCCAGCTGTGTGCGTTCGTGCGCGACGTGCTGCGCGTCGAGGCCCGGCACGAGCCCGGCTACTTCGACCTCGTCCACTCGCACTACTGGCTGTCGGGTCAGGTCGGCACCGTCCTGCGCGAGCGCTGGGGCGTGCCGCTCGTGCACTCGATGCACACGATGGCGAAGGTCAAGAACGCGGCGCTGGCCACGGGGGACACCCCCGAGCCCGTCGGACGCGTCGCCGGCGAGGAGGAGATCGTGCGCCTCGCCGACCGCCTCATCGCCAACACGGCCGAGGAGCGCCGCGAGCTGATCGACCTGTACGAGGCCGACCCGCTCGCCGTCGAGGTCGTGCACCCCGGCGTCGACCTCGACGTCTTCAGCGCGTCCCAGCCCGACGACGAGCCGCCGTTGATCGTCTTCGCCGGTCGCATCCAGCCGCTCAAGGCGCCCGACGTCGTGCTGCACGCGTCGGCGCTGATCGACGAGCCGCACCGGGTCGCCATCATCGGCGGTCCCTCGGGGAGCGGCCTGGAGCGTCCCACCGAGCTCACCGACCTCGCCCACCGCCTCGGCATCGCCGACCGCGTCGACTTCGTCCCGACGGTCAGCCAGGCCGAGCTCGCACAGTGGTACTCGCGGGCCGCCGTCGTGTGCGTCCCGTCGCACAACGAGTCGTTCGGGCTGGTCGCCATCGAGGCCCAGGCCTGCGGCACCCCCGTCGTGGCCGCCGCCGTGGGCGGCCTGACCACGGCCGTGGCCGACGGCGTCACGGGCACCCTCGTCGACGGCCACGACCCGGCCGCGTACGCCGCCGCGATCCGCCCCTACCTGGCGGACCCCGCGTTCCGGGCCGAGGCTGGTGCCAAGGCGGTGCGCCACGCCGAGTCGTTCGGCTGGGACGTCACTGCGGAGCGCACCCTCGACGTCTACGCCGCCGCCCTGCACGACCGCGTGGCGGCGCAGGAGGAGGCACGATGA
- a CDS encoding type III secretion system chaperone family protein, translating into MTDVRDVIEAALDEAGLEYTRHGNDVFEVELPGERKLKTTCRLEVNQHALGVHAFVARHPDENHEAVYRWMLERNLKLYGVAFAVDSAGDIYLDGRLPLEAVTADELDRLLGSVLSYADESFNTILELGFASSIRKEWRWRESRGESTRNLDAFRHLRPQD; encoded by the coding sequence ATGACCGACGTCCGCGACGTGATCGAGGCAGCGCTCGACGAGGCCGGGCTGGAGTACACGCGCCACGGCAACGACGTGTTCGAGGTCGAGCTGCCGGGCGAGCGCAAGCTCAAGACCACGTGCCGGCTCGAGGTCAACCAGCACGCGCTGGGCGTGCACGCCTTCGTCGCGCGTCACCCCGACGAGAACCACGAGGCCGTCTACCGCTGGATGCTCGAGCGCAACCTCAAGCTCTACGGCGTCGCGTTCGCGGTGGACTCCGCGGGCGACATCTACCTCGACGGCCGGCTGCCGCTGGAGGCCGTCACGGCCGACGAGCTCGACCGGCTGCTGGGCTCGGTGCTGTCCTACGCCGACGAGTCGTTCAACACGATCCTCGAGCTGGGCTTCGCGTCGAGCATCCGCAAGGAGTGGCGCTGGCGCGAGTCGCGCGGCGAGTCCACGCGCAACCTCGACGCCTTCCGCCACCTGCGCCCGCAGGACTGA
- a CDS encoding DsbA family oxidoreductase, translating into MKAIVFADVVDAWSYVGAVRFERAAALYTILTGEPIDVSYRAATFGAASTADDVAAAARITGIDLNVDEVVPADSTDAWRLLTWAEESGSEVQRELLHQLWRAHFLEGADVSDGFVLASRAALVGLELETAEALLASDELGAEVDEQRETARAIGAEASPFVVVDARYTLAGVHSQDDYLRALQSISAQP; encoded by the coding sequence GTGAAAGCCATCGTCTTCGCCGACGTCGTCGACGCCTGGTCCTACGTGGGCGCGGTGCGCTTCGAGCGGGCCGCGGCGCTCTACACGATCCTGACCGGCGAGCCGATCGACGTCTCGTACCGCGCGGCGACCTTCGGTGCGGCCAGCACGGCCGACGACGTCGCCGCGGCCGCGCGCATCACCGGCATCGACCTCAACGTGGACGAGGTCGTCCCGGCCGACTCCACCGACGCATGGCGGCTGCTGACGTGGGCCGAGGAGTCGGGCTCGGAGGTCCAGCGCGAGCTGCTGCACCAGCTGTGGCGGGCGCACTTCCTCGAGGGCGCCGACGTGTCGGACGGCTTCGTCCTGGCGAGCCGGGCCGCGCTGGTCGGCCTCGAGCTCGAGACGGCCGAGGCGCTGCTGGCCAGCGACGAGCTGGGTGCCGAGGTCGACGAGCAGCGCGAGACCGCCCGCGCGATCGGCGCCGAGGCGTCGCCGTTCGTGGTCGTCGACGCGCGCTACACGCTCGCGGGCGTGCATTCGCAGGACGACTACCTGCGCGCGTTGCAGTCCATCAGCGCGCAGCCCTGA
- a CDS encoding phosphoglyceromutase, with the protein MSTLVLLRHGHSEWNALNLFTGWVDVDLNEQGVQEALRAPQLLNDAGIAPDVSHTSLLRRAIRTAEITLNGIDRHWIPVKRSWRLNERHYGALQGKDKKATLEEFGEEQFMTWRRSYSTPPPALDDDSEFSQAGDPRYADLPSELLPRTECLADVLVRMLPYWYDQIVPDLRDDKTVLVTAHGNSLRALVKHLDGLGEDEVVGLNIPTGIPLVYELDDDLKPTQRGGQYLDPEAAAAAIAAVANQGR; encoded by the coding sequence ATGAGCACCTTGGTCCTGCTGCGTCATGGTCACAGCGAGTGGAACGCCCTCAACCTGTTCACCGGATGGGTCGACGTCGACCTCAACGAGCAGGGCGTCCAGGAGGCGCTCCGCGCGCCCCAGCTCCTGAACGACGCGGGCATCGCGCCCGACGTCTCGCACACCTCGCTGCTGCGCCGCGCGATCCGCACCGCCGAGATCACGCTCAACGGCATCGACCGCCACTGGATCCCGGTCAAGCGCAGCTGGCGCCTCAACGAGCGCCACTACGGCGCCCTCCAGGGCAAGGACAAGAAGGCCACGCTCGAGGAGTTCGGCGAGGAGCAGTTCATGACGTGGCGCCGCTCGTACTCCACGCCCCCGCCGGCGCTCGACGACGACTCCGAGTTCAGCCAGGCCGGGGATCCCCGCTACGCCGACCTGCCCAGCGAGCTGCTGCCGCGCACGGAGTGCCTCGCCGACGTGCTCGTGCGGATGCTGCCGTACTGGTACGACCAGATCGTGCCCGACCTGCGCGACGACAAGACCGTGCTGGTCACGGCCCACGGCAACTCGCTGCGTGCGCTCGTGAAGCACCTCGACGGGCTCGGCGAGGACGAGGTCGTCGGCCTCAACATCCCCACGGGCATCCCGCTGGTCTACGAGCTCGACGACGACCTCAAGCCCACCCAGCGCGGCGGCCAGTACCTCGACCCCGAGGCCGCCGCGGCCGCGATCGCCGCGGTCGCCAACCAGGGCCGCTGA
- a CDS encoding response regulator transcription factor: protein MTKVLIVEDEASYSEALSYVLRKEGYDVAVAETGPDALTAFERGGADIVLLDLMLPGLSGTEVCRTIRQTSSVPIIMVSAKDTEVDKVVGLELGADDYVTKPYSPRELVARIRAVLRRGAPEEVDDDSVIEVGGVRMDVDRHLVTVDGAEVRLPLKEFELLEYFLRNSGRVLTRGQLIDRVWGADYVGDTKTLDVHVKRLRAKIEDDPAHPTVLTTVRGLGYKYA, encoded by the coding sequence GTGACCAAGGTCCTGATCGTCGAGGACGAGGCCAGCTACAGCGAGGCCCTGTCCTACGTCCTGCGCAAGGAGGGGTACGACGTGGCCGTCGCCGAGACCGGCCCGGACGCGCTGACCGCCTTCGAGCGCGGCGGTGCCGACATCGTGCTGCTCGACCTCATGCTGCCGGGCCTGTCCGGCACCGAGGTGTGCCGCACGATCCGCCAGACCTCGTCGGTGCCGATCATCATGGTCAGCGCGAAGGACACCGAGGTCGACAAGGTGGTGGGACTCGAGCTGGGCGCCGACGACTACGTCACCAAGCCGTACTCGCCGCGCGAGCTCGTGGCGCGCATCCGCGCGGTGCTGCGTCGCGGTGCGCCCGAGGAGGTCGACGACGACAGCGTCATCGAGGTCGGCGGCGTGCGGATGGACGTCGACCGCCACCTCGTCACGGTCGACGGCGCCGAGGTGCGGCTGCCGCTCAAGGAGTTCGAGCTGCTCGAGTACTTCCTGCGCAACAGCGGCCGCGTGCTGACGCGCGGCCAGCTGATCGACCGCGTGTGGGGCGCCGACTACGTGGGCGACACCAAGACGCTCGACGTCCACGTGAAGCGCCTGCGCGCCAAGATCGAGGACGACCCCGCGCACCCCACGGTCCTCACGACCGTGCGCGGTCTGGGCTACAAGTACGCCTAG
- a CDS encoding sterol desaturase family protein, whose translation MLAELLDPMKNPLTYAVPFFLLSIAIELAALKWLDHDDNVTGYALKDARTSISMGVGSILFLTVFKIITFFAFVFVFAHFALFELDTGAWWYWPALIVGLDFCYYWHHRFSHRVRIGWAGHQAHHSSEFMNFGTALRQKWNPWFEFFFWLPLPLLGFAPWTLFAAFAINLIYQFFVHTEVVGKLPRPIEWVFNTPSHHRVHHGSDPEYLDKNYGGILIVWDRLFGTFQAELHRPRYGLTHPVETYNLLTLQYGDYRKMAADVRAASSWRERVGYVLGPPGWKPDGSIDRGRTEAGTR comes from the coding sequence GTGCTGGCCGAACTCCTGGACCCGATGAAGAACCCGCTGACGTACGCGGTGCCGTTCTTCCTGCTGAGCATCGCGATCGAGCTGGCGGCCCTGAAGTGGCTCGACCACGACGACAACGTCACCGGCTACGCGCTCAAGGACGCACGGACCTCCATCTCGATGGGCGTCGGCTCGATCCTGTTCCTCACGGTCTTCAAGATCATCACGTTCTTCGCCTTCGTCTTCGTGTTCGCGCACTTCGCGCTGTTCGAGCTCGACACCGGTGCGTGGTGGTACTGGCCGGCCCTGATCGTGGGCCTGGACTTCTGCTACTACTGGCACCACCGCTTCAGCCACCGCGTGCGGATCGGCTGGGCCGGACACCAGGCGCACCACTCCAGCGAGTTCATGAACTTCGGCACCGCCCTGCGGCAGAAGTGGAATCCGTGGTTCGAGTTCTTCTTCTGGCTGCCGCTGCCGCTGCTGGGCTTCGCGCCGTGGACCCTGTTCGCCGCCTTCGCGATCAACCTCATCTACCAGTTCTTCGTGCACACCGAGGTCGTCGGGAAGCTGCCGCGGCCGATCGAGTGGGTGTTCAACACGCCCTCGCACCACCGCGTGCACCACGGCTCGGATCCGGAGTACCTGGACAAGAACTACGGCGGCATCCTCATCGTCTGGGACCGGCTGTTCGGCACGTTCCAGGCCGAGCTGCACCGGCCGCGTTACGGCCTCACCCACCCGGTCGAGACGTACAACCTGCTGACGCTGCAGTACGGCGACTACCGCAAGATGGCCGCCGACGTCCGTGCGGCGTCGTCGTGGCGCGAGCGCGTGGGCTACGTGCTCGGGCCGCCCGGGTGGAAGCCCGACGGCTCGATCGACCGCGGCCGCACCGAGGCCGGCACGCGCTGA
- a CDS encoding SDR family NAD(P)-dependent oxidoreductase has protein sequence MPTAVVTGASSGIGEATARALSAAGFTVLAAARRRDRIERLAEEIDAIALPCDITNPDDVARLADAVGDRLDLLVNNAGGAKGMVDVTDADLDDWRWMYETNVLGTVAVTQALAPALINSGAGTIINVGSTAGRVAYEGGGGYTAAKHALAVVTETLRLELNGQPVRISEIAPGMVKTEEFSLTRFEGDVARAEAVYAGVDEPLLAQDIADAITWVATRPPHVDIDLMVIKPVAQAAQHKVHRRPQ, from the coding sequence ATGCCCACCGCCGTCGTCACCGGAGCCAGCAGCGGGATCGGCGAGGCCACGGCCCGCGCCCTGTCGGCCGCCGGGTTCACCGTCCTCGCCGCCGCCCGACGCCGTGATCGCATCGAGCGACTCGCCGAGGAGATCGACGCGATCGCCCTGCCCTGCGACATCACGAACCCCGACGACGTGGCTCGTCTGGCCGACGCGGTCGGCGACCGGCTCGACCTGCTCGTCAACAACGCCGGCGGCGCGAAGGGGATGGTCGACGTCACCGACGCCGACCTCGACGACTGGCGCTGGATGTACGAGACCAACGTGCTCGGCACCGTCGCGGTGACCCAGGCGCTCGCGCCGGCACTCATCAACTCGGGCGCCGGCACGATCATCAACGTGGGCTCCACCGCCGGACGCGTCGCCTACGAGGGCGGCGGCGGCTACACCGCGGCCAAGCACGCGCTCGCGGTCGTCACCGAGACGCTGCGACTCGAGCTGAACGGCCAGCCGGTGCGGATCAGCGAGATCGCCCCGGGCATGGTCAAGACCGAGGAGTTCAGCCTCACCCGGTTCGAGGGCGACGTCGCCCGCGCCGAGGCCGTCTACGCCGGCGTCGACGAGCCGCTGCTCGCGCAGGACATCGCCGACGCCATCACGTGGGTGGCCACGCGGCCGCCGCACGTGGACATCGACCTCATGGTCATCAAGCCCGTCGCGCAGGCCGCGCAGCACAAGGTGCACCGCCGGCCCCAGTAG
- the phoU gene encoding phosphate signaling complex protein PhoU, whose translation MRDQYYEQLDLIVDELVIITDRVRAAVADATRALLDTDIATAETVIAGERGIDEAIDEVEERALVLLATQQPVATDLRQLVSTLRMVADLQRMSALAVHVSKIARRRAPEMAVPLPVQPLIRDMASVAHSMIGSAARIVSERDLDAAAELEVEDDEMDRLRQELFRVLLDGTWEYGVDTAIDLALLGRYYERVGDHAVSMARRVVYLVTGELPVA comes from the coding sequence ATGCGCGACCAGTACTACGAGCAGCTCGACCTCATCGTCGACGAGCTCGTCATCATCACCGACCGGGTGCGAGCCGCCGTGGCCGACGCCACTCGGGCCCTGCTCGACACCGACATCGCCACCGCCGAGACCGTCATCGCCGGCGAGCGGGGGATCGACGAGGCCATCGACGAGGTCGAGGAGCGGGCACTCGTCCTGCTCGCGACCCAGCAGCCCGTCGCCACCGACCTGCGCCAGCTGGTCTCGACCCTGCGGATGGTGGCCGACCTGCAGCGCATGAGCGCGCTGGCCGTCCACGTCTCCAAGATCGCGCGCCGCCGCGCGCCGGAGATGGCGGTGCCGCTCCCGGTGCAGCCGCTCATCCGCGACATGGCCAGCGTGGCCCACTCGATGATCGGGTCGGCGGCGCGGATCGTGTCGGAGCGCGACCTCGACGCCGCGGCCGAGCTGGAGGTCGAGGACGACGAGATGGACCGTCTCCGCCAGGAGCTGTTCCGCGTCCTGCTCGACGGCACGTGGGAGTACGGCGTCGACACCGCGATCGACCTCGCGCTGCTGGGGCGCTACTACGAGCGCGTCGGCGACCACGCCGTCAGCATGGCCCGCCGCGTCGTCTACCTCGTCACGGGCGAGCTGCCCGTCGCCTGA
- a CDS encoding sensor histidine kinase, with protein sequence MEVSEILAGAAGIVLGALITYVWWFSERSQEAAPPAPVPAVPPDIATVLSVLRSSALVLDQEERVLRASAAAIGLGLVTDDDRLRSEELLDLVRLVRRDGEVREDEFEIRIRRRPPVYVRARVAPLSHGLMLALVEDRTTEQRVETLRRDFVANVSHELKTPIGAISLLAEAVGEASDDPEAVVRFASRMQAESERLTRLVQQIIDLSRLQADLGSDDAAVIKVGELVAEAVEHSHTDAEAKSITISQDVEPDLFVQGDRAQLHAAVSNLVENAVTYSPEGSVVAVGATGDGEDVRITVSDHGVGIAPEEQDRIFERFYRVDPARARATGGTGLGLSIVKHVAAGNGGSVEVWSEPGLGSSFTLVLPARDVDEGERE encoded by the coding sequence GTGGAGGTCTCAGAGATCCTGGCCGGCGCCGCCGGCATCGTGCTCGGCGCGCTCATCACCTATGTGTGGTGGTTCTCCGAGCGGTCCCAGGAGGCCGCCCCTCCCGCCCCCGTCCCGGCCGTGCCGCCGGACATCGCCACCGTGCTGTCGGTGCTGCGCTCGTCGGCGCTCGTGCTCGATCAGGAGGAGCGCGTGCTGCGGGCCTCCGCCGCCGCGATCGGCCTCGGCCTGGTGACCGACGACGACCGCCTGCGCAGCGAGGAGCTGCTCGACCTCGTCCGCCTGGTCCGCCGCGACGGCGAGGTGCGCGAGGACGAGTTCGAGATCCGCATCCGCCGCCGTCCCCCGGTCTACGTGCGCGCCCGCGTCGCACCTCTCTCCCACGGGCTCATGCTCGCGCTGGTCGAGGACCGCACCACCGAGCAGCGCGTCGAGACCCTCCGCCGCGACTTCGTCGCGAACGTCAGCCACGAGCTGAAGACCCCGATCGGCGCGATCAGCCTGCTGGCCGAGGCCGTGGGCGAGGCCAGCGACGATCCCGAGGCCGTCGTGCGCTTCGCGTCGCGCATGCAGGCCGAGAGCGAGCGCCTGACGCGCCTCGTGCAGCAGATCATCGACCTCTCGCGCCTGCAGGCCGACCTGGGCAGCGACGACGCGGCCGTGATCAAGGTGGGCGAGCTCGTCGCCGAGGCGGTCGAGCACTCGCACACCGACGCCGAGGCGAAGTCGATCACGATCTCGCAGGACGTCGAGCCCGACCTGTTCGTCCAGGGCGACCGGGCCCAGCTGCACGCCGCCGTCAGCAACCTCGTCGAGAACGCCGTCACCTACAGTCCCGAGGGATCGGTCGTCGCCGTGGGCGCGACCGGCGACGGCGAGGACGTCCGCATCACCGTGTCCGACCACGGCGTGGGCATCGCGCCGGAGGAGCAGGACCGGATCTTCGAGCGGTTCTACCGGGTCGACCCGGCGCGCGCCCGCGCCACCGGCGGCACCGGTCTGGGACTGTCGATCGTCAAGCATGTCGCCGCCGGCAACGGCGGCTCCGTCGAGGTCTGGAGTGAGCCGGGCCTCGGATCGTCCTTCACGCTGGTGCTGCCGGCGCGGGACGTCGATGAAGGAGAGCGCGAGTGA